A single Orcinus orca chromosome 2, mOrcOrc1.1, whole genome shotgun sequence DNA region contains:
- the MLH3 gene encoding DNA mismatch repair protein Mlh3 isoform X6 codes for MIHSMQVLQQVDNKFIACVMSTRTEENGEAGGNLLVLVDQHAAHERIRLEQLTIGSYEKQQPQGSGRKKLLSSTISPPLEITVTEEQRRLLSCYHKNLEDLGLEIIFPDTSDSLVLVGKVPLCFVEREASELRRGRSTVTKSIVEEFIQEQLELLQTTGGIQGTLPLTVQKVLASQACHGAIKFNDDLSLEESCRLIEALSWCQLPFQCAHGRPSMLPLADIDHLEQDKQIKPNLAKLRRMAQAWHLFGKAEGCDTGQSLQASAPPCELP; via the exons ATGATTCACTCCATGCAG GTTCTCCAGCAAGTGGATAACAAGTTTATTGCCTGTGTAATGAGCACTAGGACTGAAGAGAATGGTGAGGCAG GTGGAAACCTGCTAGTCTTGGTGGACCAGCATGCTGCCCATGAGCGCATCCGACTGGAGCAGCTGACCATTG GTTCCTATGAGAAGCAACAGCCACAAGGCTCTGGTCGAAAAAAATTACTGTCTTCCACTATAAGTCCTCCACTAGAGATAACAGTGACAGAGGAACAAAGGAGACTCTTATC GTGTTACCACAAAAATCTGGAAGATCTGGGCCTTGAAATTATATTTCCAGACACTAGTGATTCTCTGGTCCTTGTAGGAAAAGTACCACTCTGTTTTGTGGAAAGAGAAGCCAGTGAACTTCGAAGAGGGAGATCTACTGTGACCAAGAGCATTGTGGAG GAATTTATTCAAGAACAATTGGAG CTACTCCAGACCACAGGAGGCATCCAAGGGACTTTGCCACTGACTGTCCAGAAGGTGTTGGCATCCCAAGCCTGCCATG GGGCCATTAAGTTTAATGACGACCTGAGCCTAGAGGAGAGCTGTCGCCTTATTGAAGCTCTGTCCTGGTGCCAGCTGCCTTTCCAGTGTGCTCATGGCAGGCCCTCCATGCTGCCATTAGCTGACATTGACCACTTGGAGCAGGACAAACAG ATTAAACCCAATCTTGCTAAACTTCGCAGAATGGCTCAGGCCTGGCATCTCTTTGGAAAAGCAGAAGGATGTGATACAGGGCAAAGCCTGCAGGCATCTGCGCCTCcttgtgagctgccatga
- the MLH3 gene encoding DNA mismatch repair protein Mlh3 isoform X3, with product MIKCLSVEVQARLRSGLAICSLGQCVEELALNSIDAEAKCVAVRVNMETFQVQVIDNGFGMGSDDVDKVGNRYFTSKCDSVQDLENPRFYGFRGEALASIADMASAVEISSKKNKSMKTFVKLFQNGKVLKACEADLTRPSAGTTVTVYNLFYQLPVRRKCMDPRLEFEKVRQRIEALSLMHPSISFSLRNDVSGSMVLQLPKTKDICSRFCQIYGLGKSQKLREIDFKYKEFELSGYISSEAHYNKNMQFLFVNKRLVLRTKLHKLIDFLLRKESIICKPKNGSASRQTNSSPRPRSSPELHGIYVINMQCHFCEYDVCLEPAKTLIEFQNWDTVLVCIQEGVKMFLKKEKLFVELSSEDLKEFSEENEFSLFSATLQKQVSSDEKCDQVNFQEACNNILDSCEMFNLQSKAVKRKAPVENISTQNSRDSEAIRKKTNDSFLYTYKSDGPAHSKMESSLQNEDSACSESRILEQETAEASESGANEKHKKSCLELNSSENPCGASSEMSASPFQTLYHFEGSGEGLEIQKVSTTANGMAANILKNNRIQNQPERFKDATEMGCQPLSVETTLSGAQGAQREEKRKEEPSNCGRINVFSYGQVKLCSTGFITHVVQNEQTKSTETEHLFNNYVQPGFVSAKETFGNRTCHSFETPNTKDLTTTLSKEFAQLPNKRLCKTNMSYGLENKPIATYKNFAIFQESSKTSYTGCSLPDTSSFTWGRHSSNGSKKTGKLIGSAKPIAHKKLSLSSQLGSLEKFKRQYGKVKNPPNTEVEESITSEITTDLSPQVEPDILWKDKNHLDNSGICKITTMKHDDSNSSCQPVSHMFYSEKLPFSKEDSCLEEQMPCLRESPIPLQELSHFNRKPLDVEKSPESLAFKLSRLKGSERETQTMEMTSHFNELSQSDSSRKDSDLSSGLTLDSCKLFKNEHKKTESGDIPVSDSVTQGNPFNKDSETHANRNTTENAVMSETPLVLPYDHSTVIGKDSDVLIASEQQIGSPNSPSRMLVSHGEDSTAGQNGTCCQSEESIARTCSENEESNTCSLDWQQHFDVALGRMVYVNKLTGLSTFTAPAEDVRAACTKDLTTMAVDVLLENATGDGAVGPESLQSLFSEWDNPVFARYPEVAVDVSSGQAESLAVKIHNILYPYRFTKEMIHSMQVLQQVDNKFIACVMSTRTEENGEAGGNLLVLVDQHAAHERIRLEQLTIGSYEKQQPQGSGRKKLLSSTISPPLEITVTEEQRRLLSCYHKNLEDLGLEIIFPDTSDSLVLVGKVPLCFVEREASELRRGRSTVTKSIVEEFIQEQLELLQTTGGIQGTLPLTVQKVLASQACHGAIKFNDDLSLEESCRLIEALSWCQLPFQCAHGRPSMLPLADIDHLEQDKQIKPNLAKLRRMAQAWHLFGKAEGCDTGQSLQASAPPCELP from the exons ATGATCAAGTGCTTGTCAGTTGAAGTACAAGCCAGGTTGCGTTCTGGTTTGGCTATATGCTCCTTAGGCCAGTGTGTTGAGGAGCTTGCCCTCAATAGTATTGATGCTGAGGCAAAATGTGTGGCTGTCAGGGTAAACATGGAAACCTTCCAAGTTCAGGTGATAGACAATGGATTTGGGATGGGGAGTGATGATGTAGACAAGGTGGGAAATCGTTATTTCACTAGTAAATGTGACTCTGTACAGGACTTGGAGAACCCGAGGTTTTATGGTTTCCGAGGGGAGGCCTTGGCCAGTATAGCTGACATGGCCAGTGCTGTGGAAATTTCATCCAAGAAAAACAAGTCAATGAAAACTTTTGTGAAGCTGTTTCAGAATGGAAAAGTCCTGAAAGCTTGTGAAGCTGACTTGACTCGACCAAGTGCTGGGACAACAGTCACCGTATATAACCTATTTTATCAGTTACCTGTAAGGAGGAAATGCATGGATCCTAGActggagtttgagaaggttaggcaGAGGATAGAAGCTCTCTCACTCATGCacccttccatttctttctctttgagaAATGATGTTTCTGGTTCCATGGTTCTTCAGCTCCCTAAAACCAAAGACATATGTTCCCGATTTTGTCAAATCTATGGACTGGGTAAGTCCCAAAAGTTAagagaaatagattttaaatataagGAGTTTGAGCTTAGTGGCTATATCAGCTCTGAAGCACATTATAATAAGAATATGCAGTTTTTGTTTGTGAACAAGAGGCTAGTTTTAAGGACAAAGTTGCATAAACTCATTGACTTTTTATTAAGGAAAGAAAGCATTATATGCAAGCCAAAGAACGGCTCTGCCAGTAGGCAAACGAATTCAAGTCCTCGGCCTCGGTCTAGCCCAGAactccatggtatatatgtaatCAACATGCAGTGCCACTTCTGTGAGTATGACGTGTGCCTGGAGCCAGCAAAAACTCTGATTGAGTTTCAGAACTGGGATACTGTTTTGGTTTGTATTCAGGAAggagtaaaaatgtttttaaagaaagaaaaattatttgtggAATTATCAAGTGAAGACCTTAAGGAATTTAGTGAAGAAAATGAGTTTAGTTTATTTAGTGCCACTCTTCAGAAGCAAGTGTCCTCTGATGAGAAGTGTGACCAGGTCAATTTCCAAGAAGCATGTAATAATATTTTGGATTCCTGTGAAATGTTTAATTTGCAATCAAAAGCTGTGAAGAGAAAAGCTCCTGTAGAAAACATAAGCACACAGAATTCTAGGGATTCGGAAGCtatcagaaaaaagacaaatgattcATTTTTGTATACTTACAAATCCGATGGGCCAGCGCATAGTAAAATGGAGTCATCTTTACAAAACGAAGATAGCGCTTGCTCAGAGTCAAGGATCTTAGAACAAGAGACAGCTGAAGCATCAGAATCAGGAGCAAATGAGAAACATAAAAAGTCTTGCTTGGAACTTAACTCTTCAGAAAATCCATGTGGAGCCAGTTCAGAAATGTCTGCAAGCCCTTTTCAGACACTTTATCACTTTGAGGGGAGTGGAGAAGGTCTAGAAATACAGAAAGTAAGTACTACTGCTAATGGCATGGCTGCCAACATcctgaaaaataatagaattcaGAATCAACCAGAGAGATTTAAAGATGCTACTGAAATGGGATGCCAACCTCTGTCTGTTGAGACAACATTATCGGGAGCACAGGGTgctcagagagaagagaaaagaaaagaagaacctAGTAATTGTGGAAGAATAAATGTTTTTAGTTATGGGCAAGTTAAATTATGTTCCACTGGCTTCATAACTCATGTGGTACAAAATGAGCAAACTAAATCAACTGAAACAgaacatttatttaacaattatgTTCAACCTGGTTTTGTGAGTGCCAAAGAAACATTTGGAAATAGAACATGCCATTCATTTGAGACTCCAAACACCAAAGATTTAACCACCACTTTAAGTAAAGAATTTGCTCAACTGCCCAACAAAAGATTGTGCAAAACAAATATGAGTTATGGGCTAGAGAACAAACCTATAGCAACTTATAaaaattttgctatttttcaGGAAAGTAGTAAAACATCGTACACAGGTTGCTCACTACCTGACACATCCTCTTTCACTTGGGGTAGACATAGTTCAAATGGTAGTAAGAAAACAGGTAAGTTGATTGGTTCTGCCAAACCCATAGCTCATAAGAAGCTAAGCTTAAGTTCACAACTAGGATCTTTAGAGAAGTTTAAGAGGCAATATGGGAAGGTTAAAAATCCTCCGAATACAGAAGTGGAGGAAAGTATCACTTCAGAAATCACTACCGATCTCAGTCCTCAGGTTGAACCTGACATTCTgtggaaagacaaaaaccacttAGACAACTCTGGTATTTGTAAAATCACTACTATGAAACATGATGATTCAAATAGTAGTTGTCAACCAGTAAGTCACATGTTTTATTCAGAAAAGTTACCATTCTCCAAGGAAGACAGTTGTTTGGAAGAACAGATGCCTTGCTTAAGAGAAAGCCCTATACCTCTACAGGAGTTATCTCATTTTAACAGAAAGCCTTTGGATGTTGAGAAGTCACCTGAATCACTAGCCTTTAAATTATCCAGATTGAAAGGCTCCGAAAGAGAGACCCAAACAATGGAGATGACGAGTCATTTTAATGAACTTTCACAATCAGATTCCAGTAGGAAAGACAGTGACTTGTCCAGTGGGTTAACCCTAGATTCttgtaagttatttaaaaatgagcataaaaaaacagaaagtggCGACATCCCAGTGTCGGACTCTGTCACACAGGGTAATCCCTTCAATAAAGACAGTGAAACACATGCTAACCGCAATACAACAGAGAACGCTGTGATGTCAGAAACTCCTTTAGTACTGCCCTATGATCATTCTACAGTTATCGGTAAGGATTCAGATGTTCTTATAGCTTCAGAACAACAGATTGGAAGTCCTAACTCTCCGAGTAGAATGTTAGTGAGTCACGGAGAAGATTCCACAGCTGGCCAAAATGGAACTTGTTGTCAGAGTGAGGAATCTATAGCAAGAACTTGTTCTGAAAATGAAGAGTCCAACACATGTTCTTTGGATTGGCAGCAGCATTTTGATGTAGCCCTGGGAAGAATGGTTTACGTCAACAAGCTAACAGGACTTAGCACATTCACTGCTCCTGCTGAGGACGTTCGGGCTGCTTGTACTAAAGACCTGACAACTATGGCTGTGGATGTTCTACTTGAGAATG CTACTGGGGATGGTGCTGTTGGTCCCGAATCGCTTCAGTCTTTGTTCTCAGAATGGGACAACCCAGTATTTGCCCGTTATCCAGAG GTTGCTGTTGACGTTAGCAGCGGCCAGGCTGAGAGCCTAGCAGTTAAAATTCACAACATCTTGTATCCTTATCGTTTCACCAAAGAAATGATTCACTCCATGCAG GTTCTCCAGCAAGTGGATAACAAGTTTATTGCCTGTGTAATGAGCACTAGGACTGAAGAGAATGGTGAGGCAG GTGGAAACCTGCTAGTCTTGGTGGACCAGCATGCTGCCCATGAGCGCATCCGACTGGAGCAGCTGACCATTG GTTCCTATGAGAAGCAACAGCCACAAGGCTCTGGTCGAAAAAAATTACTGTCTTCCACTATAAGTCCTCCACTAGAGATAACAGTGACAGAGGAACAAAGGAGACTCTTATC GTGTTACCACAAAAATCTGGAAGATCTGGGCCTTGAAATTATATTTCCAGACACTAGTGATTCTCTGGTCCTTGTAGGAAAAGTACCACTCTGTTTTGTGGAAAGAGAAGCCAGTGAACTTCGAAGAGGGAGATCTACTGTGACCAAGAGCATTGTGGAG GAATTTATTCAAGAACAATTGGAG CTACTCCAGACCACAGGAGGCATCCAAGGGACTTTGCCACTGACTGTCCAGAAGGTGTTGGCATCCCAAGCCTGCCATG GGGCCATTAAGTTTAATGACGACCTGAGCCTAGAGGAGAGCTGTCGCCTTATTGAAGCTCTGTCCTGGTGCCAGCTGCCTTTCCAGTGTGCTCATGGCAGGCCCTCCATGCTGCCATTAGCTGACATTGACCACTTGGAGCAGGACAAACAG ATTAAACCCAATCTTGCTAAACTTCGCAGAATGGCTCAGGCCTGGCATCTCTTTGGAAAAGCAGAAGGATGTGATACAGGGCAAAGCCTGCAGGCATCTGCGCCTCcttgtgagctgccatga
- the MLH3 gene encoding DNA mismatch repair protein Mlh3 isoform X5: MRQNNRATGDGAVGPESLQSLFSEWDNPVFARYPEVAVDVSSGQAESLAVKIHNILYPYRFTKEMIHSMQVLQQVDNKFIACVMSTRTEENGEAGGNLLVLVDQHAAHERIRLEQLTIGSYEKQQPQGSGRKKLLSSTISPPLEITVTEEQRRLLSCYHKNLEDLGLEIIFPDTSDSLVLVGKVPLCFVEREASELRRGRSTVTKSIVEEFIQEQLELLQTTGGIQGTLPLTVQKVLASQACHGAIKFNDDLSLEESCRLIEALSWCQLPFQCAHGRPSMLPLADIDHLEQDKQIKPNLAKLRRMAQAWHLFGKAEGCDTGQSLQASAPPCELP; this comes from the exons ATGAGACAGAATAACAGAG CTACTGGGGATGGTGCTGTTGGTCCCGAATCGCTTCAGTCTTTGTTCTCAGAATGGGACAACCCAGTATTTGCCCGTTATCCAGAG GTTGCTGTTGACGTTAGCAGCGGCCAGGCTGAGAGCCTAGCAGTTAAAATTCACAACATCTTGTATCCTTATCGTTTCACCAAAGAAATGATTCACTCCATGCAG GTTCTCCAGCAAGTGGATAACAAGTTTATTGCCTGTGTAATGAGCACTAGGACTGAAGAGAATGGTGAGGCAG GTGGAAACCTGCTAGTCTTGGTGGACCAGCATGCTGCCCATGAGCGCATCCGACTGGAGCAGCTGACCATTG GTTCCTATGAGAAGCAACAGCCACAAGGCTCTGGTCGAAAAAAATTACTGTCTTCCACTATAAGTCCTCCACTAGAGATAACAGTGACAGAGGAACAAAGGAGACTCTTATC GTGTTACCACAAAAATCTGGAAGATCTGGGCCTTGAAATTATATTTCCAGACACTAGTGATTCTCTGGTCCTTGTAGGAAAAGTACCACTCTGTTTTGTGGAAAGAGAAGCCAGTGAACTTCGAAGAGGGAGATCTACTGTGACCAAGAGCATTGTGGAG GAATTTATTCAAGAACAATTGGAG CTACTCCAGACCACAGGAGGCATCCAAGGGACTTTGCCACTGACTGTCCAGAAGGTGTTGGCATCCCAAGCCTGCCATG GGGCCATTAAGTTTAATGACGACCTGAGCCTAGAGGAGAGCTGTCGCCTTATTGAAGCTCTGTCCTGGTGCCAGCTGCCTTTCCAGTGTGCTCATGGCAGGCCCTCCATGCTGCCATTAGCTGACATTGACCACTTGGAGCAGGACAAACAG ATTAAACCCAATCTTGCTAAACTTCGCAGAATGGCTCAGGCCTGGCATCTCTTTGGAAAAGCAGAAGGATGTGATACAGGGCAAAGCCTGCAGGCATCTGCGCCTCcttgtgagctgccatga
- the MLH3 gene encoding DNA mismatch repair protein Mlh3 isoform X4 — protein MIKCLSVEVQARLRSGLAICSLGQCVEELALNSIDAEAKCVAVRVNMETFQVQVIDNGFGMGSDDVDKVGNRYFTSKCDSVQDLENPRFYGFRGEALASIADMASAVEISSKKNKSMKTFVKLFQNGKVLKACEADLTRPSAGTTVTVYNLFYQLPVRRKCMDPRLEFEKVRQRIEALSLMHPSISFSLRNDVSGSMVLQLPKTKDICSRFCQIYGLGKSQKLREIDFKYKEFELSGYISSEAHYNKNMQFLFVNKRLVLRTKLHKLIDFLLRKESIICKPKNGSASRQTNSSPRPRSSPELHGIYVINMQCHFCEYDVCLEPAKTLIEFQNWDTVLVCIQEGVKMFLKKEKLFVELSSEDLKEFSEENEFSLFSATLQKQVSSDEKCDQVNFQEACNNILDSCEMFNLQSKAVKRKAPVENISTQNSRDSEAIRKKTNDSFLYTYKSDGPAHSKMESSLQNEDSACSESRILEQETAEASESGANEKHKKSCLELNSSENPCGASSEMSASPFQTLYHFEGSGEGLEIQKVSTTANGMAANILKNNRIQNQPERFKDATEMGCQPLSVETTLSGAQGAQREEKRKEEPSNCGRINVFSYGQVKLCSTGFITHVVQNEQTKSTETEHLFNNYVQPGFVSAKETFGNRTCHSFETPNTKDLTTTLSKEFAQLPNKRLCKTNMSYGLENKPIATYKNFAIFQESSKTSYTGCSLPDTSSFTWGRHSSNGSKKTGKLIGSAKPIAHKKLSLSSQLGSLEKFKRQYGKVKNPPNTEVEESITSEITTDLSPQVEPDILWKDKNHLDNSGICKITTMKHDDSNSSCQPVSHMFYSEKLPFSKEDSCLEEQMPCLRESPIPLQELSHFNRKPLDVEKSPESLAFKLSRLKGSERETQTMEMTSHFNELSQSDSSRKDSDLSSGLTLDSCKLFKNEHKKTESGDIPVSDSVTQGNPFNKDSETHANRNTTENAVMSETPLVLPYDHSTVIGKDSDVLIASEQQIGSPNSPSRMLVSHGEDSTAGQNGTCCQSEESIARTCSENEESNTCSLDWQQHFDVALGRMVYVNKLTGLSTFTAPAEDVRAACTKDLTTMAVDVLLENGSQYRCHPFRSDLVLPFLPRAREERTVMRQNNRATGDGAVGPESLQSLFSEWDNPVFARYPEVAVDVSSGQAESLAVKIHNILYPYRFTKEMIHSMQVLQQVDNKFIACVMSTRTEENGEAGGNLLVLVDQHAAHERIRLEQLTIGSYEKQQPQGSGRKKLLSSTISPPLEITVTEEQRRLLSLVPP, from the exons ATGATCAAGTGCTTGTCAGTTGAAGTACAAGCCAGGTTGCGTTCTGGTTTGGCTATATGCTCCTTAGGCCAGTGTGTTGAGGAGCTTGCCCTCAATAGTATTGATGCTGAGGCAAAATGTGTGGCTGTCAGGGTAAACATGGAAACCTTCCAAGTTCAGGTGATAGACAATGGATTTGGGATGGGGAGTGATGATGTAGACAAGGTGGGAAATCGTTATTTCACTAGTAAATGTGACTCTGTACAGGACTTGGAGAACCCGAGGTTTTATGGTTTCCGAGGGGAGGCCTTGGCCAGTATAGCTGACATGGCCAGTGCTGTGGAAATTTCATCCAAGAAAAACAAGTCAATGAAAACTTTTGTGAAGCTGTTTCAGAATGGAAAAGTCCTGAAAGCTTGTGAAGCTGACTTGACTCGACCAAGTGCTGGGACAACAGTCACCGTATATAACCTATTTTATCAGTTACCTGTAAGGAGGAAATGCATGGATCCTAGActggagtttgagaaggttaggcaGAGGATAGAAGCTCTCTCACTCATGCacccttccatttctttctctttgagaAATGATGTTTCTGGTTCCATGGTTCTTCAGCTCCCTAAAACCAAAGACATATGTTCCCGATTTTGTCAAATCTATGGACTGGGTAAGTCCCAAAAGTTAagagaaatagattttaaatataagGAGTTTGAGCTTAGTGGCTATATCAGCTCTGAAGCACATTATAATAAGAATATGCAGTTTTTGTTTGTGAACAAGAGGCTAGTTTTAAGGACAAAGTTGCATAAACTCATTGACTTTTTATTAAGGAAAGAAAGCATTATATGCAAGCCAAAGAACGGCTCTGCCAGTAGGCAAACGAATTCAAGTCCTCGGCCTCGGTCTAGCCCAGAactccatggtatatatgtaatCAACATGCAGTGCCACTTCTGTGAGTATGACGTGTGCCTGGAGCCAGCAAAAACTCTGATTGAGTTTCAGAACTGGGATACTGTTTTGGTTTGTATTCAGGAAggagtaaaaatgtttttaaagaaagaaaaattatttgtggAATTATCAAGTGAAGACCTTAAGGAATTTAGTGAAGAAAATGAGTTTAGTTTATTTAGTGCCACTCTTCAGAAGCAAGTGTCCTCTGATGAGAAGTGTGACCAGGTCAATTTCCAAGAAGCATGTAATAATATTTTGGATTCCTGTGAAATGTTTAATTTGCAATCAAAAGCTGTGAAGAGAAAAGCTCCTGTAGAAAACATAAGCACACAGAATTCTAGGGATTCGGAAGCtatcagaaaaaagacaaatgattcATTTTTGTATACTTACAAATCCGATGGGCCAGCGCATAGTAAAATGGAGTCATCTTTACAAAACGAAGATAGCGCTTGCTCAGAGTCAAGGATCTTAGAACAAGAGACAGCTGAAGCATCAGAATCAGGAGCAAATGAGAAACATAAAAAGTCTTGCTTGGAACTTAACTCTTCAGAAAATCCATGTGGAGCCAGTTCAGAAATGTCTGCAAGCCCTTTTCAGACACTTTATCACTTTGAGGGGAGTGGAGAAGGTCTAGAAATACAGAAAGTAAGTACTACTGCTAATGGCATGGCTGCCAACATcctgaaaaataatagaattcaGAATCAACCAGAGAGATTTAAAGATGCTACTGAAATGGGATGCCAACCTCTGTCTGTTGAGACAACATTATCGGGAGCACAGGGTgctcagagagaagagaaaagaaaagaagaacctAGTAATTGTGGAAGAATAAATGTTTTTAGTTATGGGCAAGTTAAATTATGTTCCACTGGCTTCATAACTCATGTGGTACAAAATGAGCAAACTAAATCAACTGAAACAgaacatttatttaacaattatgTTCAACCTGGTTTTGTGAGTGCCAAAGAAACATTTGGAAATAGAACATGCCATTCATTTGAGACTCCAAACACCAAAGATTTAACCACCACTTTAAGTAAAGAATTTGCTCAACTGCCCAACAAAAGATTGTGCAAAACAAATATGAGTTATGGGCTAGAGAACAAACCTATAGCAACTTATAaaaattttgctatttttcaGGAAAGTAGTAAAACATCGTACACAGGTTGCTCACTACCTGACACATCCTCTTTCACTTGGGGTAGACATAGTTCAAATGGTAGTAAGAAAACAGGTAAGTTGATTGGTTCTGCCAAACCCATAGCTCATAAGAAGCTAAGCTTAAGTTCACAACTAGGATCTTTAGAGAAGTTTAAGAGGCAATATGGGAAGGTTAAAAATCCTCCGAATACAGAAGTGGAGGAAAGTATCACTTCAGAAATCACTACCGATCTCAGTCCTCAGGTTGAACCTGACATTCTgtggaaagacaaaaaccacttAGACAACTCTGGTATTTGTAAAATCACTACTATGAAACATGATGATTCAAATAGTAGTTGTCAACCAGTAAGTCACATGTTTTATTCAGAAAAGTTACCATTCTCCAAGGAAGACAGTTGTTTGGAAGAACAGATGCCTTGCTTAAGAGAAAGCCCTATACCTCTACAGGAGTTATCTCATTTTAACAGAAAGCCTTTGGATGTTGAGAAGTCACCTGAATCACTAGCCTTTAAATTATCCAGATTGAAAGGCTCCGAAAGAGAGACCCAAACAATGGAGATGACGAGTCATTTTAATGAACTTTCACAATCAGATTCCAGTAGGAAAGACAGTGACTTGTCCAGTGGGTTAACCCTAGATTCttgtaagttatttaaaaatgagcataaaaaaacagaaagtggCGACATCCCAGTGTCGGACTCTGTCACACAGGGTAATCCCTTCAATAAAGACAGTGAAACACATGCTAACCGCAATACAACAGAGAACGCTGTGATGTCAGAAACTCCTTTAGTACTGCCCTATGATCATTCTACAGTTATCGGTAAGGATTCAGATGTTCTTATAGCTTCAGAACAACAGATTGGAAGTCCTAACTCTCCGAGTAGAATGTTAGTGAGTCACGGAGAAGATTCCACAGCTGGCCAAAATGGAACTTGTTGTCAGAGTGAGGAATCTATAGCAAGAACTTGTTCTGAAAATGAAGAGTCCAACACATGTTCTTTGGATTGGCAGCAGCATTTTGATGTAGCCCTGGGAAGAATGGTTTACGTCAACAAGCTAACAGGACTTAGCACATTCACTGCTCCTGCTGAGGACGTTCGGGCTGCTTGTACTAAAGACCTGACAACTATGGCTGTGGATGTTCTACTTGAGAATG gaTCTCAGTACAGGTGTCATCCTTTTAGAAGCGACCttgttcttcctttccttcctagaGCCCGGGAAGAGAGGACTGTGATGAGACAGAATAACAGAG CTACTGGGGATGGTGCTGTTGGTCCCGAATCGCTTCAGTCTTTGTTCTCAGAATGGGACAACCCAGTATTTGCCCGTTATCCAGAG GTTGCTGTTGACGTTAGCAGCGGCCAGGCTGAGAGCCTAGCAGTTAAAATTCACAACATCTTGTATCCTTATCGTTTCACCAAAGAAATGATTCACTCCATGCAG GTTCTCCAGCAAGTGGATAACAAGTTTATTGCCTGTGTAATGAGCACTAGGACTGAAGAGAATGGTGAGGCAG GTGGAAACCTGCTAGTCTTGGTGGACCAGCATGCTGCCCATGAGCGCATCCGACTGGAGCAGCTGACCATTG GTTCCTATGAGAAGCAACAGCCACAAGGCTCTGGTCGAAAAAAATTACTGTCTTCCACTATAAGTCCTCCACTAGAGATAACAGTGACAGAGGAACAAAGGAGACTCTTATCGTTAGTACCACCATGA